In one window of Dromaius novaehollandiae isolate bDroNov1 chromosome W, bDroNov1.hap1, whole genome shotgun sequence DNA:
- the LOC135324422 gene encoding protein Hook homolog 3-like isoform X6, whose product MLQLILGCAVNCEQKQEYIQTIMMMEESVQHVVMTAIQELMSKESPVSVGNDAYVDLDRQLKKTTEELNEALATKEEIAQRCHELDMQVAALQEEKSSLLAENQILMERLNQSDSIEDPNSPAGRRHLQLQTQLEHLQEETFRLEAAKDDYRIRCEELEKEMAELRQQTAELSTLAEEAQSLKDEIDVLRHSSDKVAKLESQVESYKKKLEDLGDLRRQVKLLEEKNTVYMQNTVSLEEELRKANAARSQLETYKRQAVELQNRLSEESKKADKLDYECKRLKERVDSLQKEKDRLRAERDSLKETIEELRCVQAQEGQLATTALMPLGSQEPSDSLAAEIITPEIKEKLIRLQHENKMLKLNQEGSDNEKIALLQSLLDDTNLRKNELETENRLVNQRLLEVQSQVEELQKSLQEQGSKAEDVSRNSILLKKKLEEHLEKLHEANNELQKKRAIIEDLEPRCNNSSLKIEELQEALRKKDEEMKQMEERYKKYLEKAKSVIRTLDPKQNQGAAPEIQALKNQLQERDRMFHSLEKEYEKTKSQREMEEKFIVSAWYNMGMTLHKKAAEDRLASTGSGQSFLARQRQATSTRRSYPGHVQPATASDVVA is encoded by the exons TTGATGAGTAAAGAGTCCCCAGTCTCTGTTGGAAATGATGCTTACGTTGACCTTGATCGTCAG TTGAAGAAAACTACAGAAGAATTAAATGAAGCCCTagcaacaaaagaagaaattgcCCAGAGATGTCATGAGTTAGATATGCAG GTTGCAGCACTTCAAGAGGAGAAGAGCAGTTTACTTGCTGAGAACCAGATTTTGATGGAACGTTTGAATCAGTCTGATTCTATAGAAGATCCCAACAGCCCTGCAGGTCGTAGGCACTTGCAGCTGCAGACCCAATTAGAACACCTCCAAGAAGAAACATTCAG GTTGGAAGCTGCCAAAGATGACTATCGAATACGTTGTGAAGAACTAGAAAAGGAAATGGCAGAACTGAGGCAACAGACTGCAGAGCTTAGTACGTTAGCAGAAGAGGCTCAGTCTTTGAAGGATGAAATAGATGTACTCAG GCATTCTTCTGATAAAGTGGCCAAGTTAGAAAGCCAGGTAGAGTCATACAAAAAGAAGTTGGAAGACCTGGGTGATTTGCGGCGGCAAGTGAAACTCTTAGAAGAGAAGAATACAGTGTACATGCAAAACACTGTGAGCCTGGAGGAAGAACTAAGGAAGGCCAATGCAGCACGTAGCCAGCTGGAGACATACAAGAGACAG GCAGTTGAACTACAAAACAGATTATCTGAAGAATCCAAGAAAGCTGATAAATTAGATTATGAATGCAAACGGCTGAAAGAAAGAGTAGACAgcctccaaaaagaaaaagat AGATTAAGAGCAGAAAGagattctttaaaagaaactatTGAAGAGCTCCGATGTGTACAAGCACAGGAGGGTCAACTTGCCACTACAG CATTGATGCCTCTGGGAAGCCAGGAACCTTCAGACAGTCTAGCAGCGGAAATTATTACTCCTGAAATCAA GGAGAAACTCATTCGCCTTCAGCATGAGAACAAGATGTTAAAGCTGAACCAAGAAGGTTCTGACAATGAAAAGATCGCCTTGTTACAGAGCCTGCTTGATGATACAAATTTACGGAAGAATGAATTGGAGACAGAGAACAG GCTGGTTAATCAGAGACTTCTAGAAGTACAGTCCCAGGTTGAAGAACTACAGAAATCTTTGCAGGAGCAAGGTTCAAAAGCTGAAGATGTAAGTAGGAAT TCaattcttctgaaaaagaaacttgaagagCATCT TGAGAAACTTCATGAAGCTAACAATGAGCTACAGAAGAAACGAGCTATTATTGAGGATTTGGAACCAAGATGTAATAACAGTT CACTCAAAATTGAAGAATTACAAGAAGCTTTGCGGAAAAAGGACGAAGAAATGAAGCAAATGGAAGAGCGATAcaaaaagtatttggaaaaggCCAAGAGT GTTATCCGCACCTTAGATCCTAAACAAAACCAGGGTGCAGCTCCTGAGATTCAGGCTCTGAAAAATCAGTTGCAAGAACGGGACAGAATGTTCCATTCATTAGAG aaagaatATGAGAAAACAAAGAGTCAAAGAGAAATGGAGGAGAAGTTTATTGTTAGTGCCTGGTATAATATG GGAATGACTCTGcataaaaaagcagcagaagacagacTGGCTAGTACAGGCTCAGGACAGTCCTTCCTGGCTAGACAAAGGCAAGCCACAAGCACAAGGAGATCTTACCCTGGTCACGTCCAGCCAGCAACAGCAAG